A region of Antricoccus suffuscus DNA encodes the following proteins:
- a CDS encoding alpha/beta fold hydrolase, producing MSAHTSASDDWTRFVDQWVERARADDRLRYLARDVEVAFTWRYGDRALWMSFRDGRLDEVASDAHLSRTNAFDLVAPAHVWDKVWQQVPPRHFQGIFAIMMRCPEFHLAGDHLAFAQNAHIVRRLIDLAREPGLPYEAPALDNSGLSNIIGRYLRVDLADGPHRIYVEEAGEGQPLLMLHTAGSDSRQFQHLMANPGLQKNYRMIAFDLPLHGRSDPECEVVAGKWSLTTSYYHDAILRVVEELGLRDPIAIGSSMGGEICLELAISGASVFRGVVACQASSHIDGRMVRWAGHPQVNESLFNATWVADLMSPSSPERYRDEVWWQYSQGGHGIFRGDIDFYSGDWDARDRVSQIDTAECKVVILNGEYDYSCTAEHSKETADQIAGAQFTVMKNLGHFPMSENPALFLEYLEPALEHIQS from the coding sequence ATGTCAGCACACACATCAGCTAGCGATGACTGGACTCGGTTTGTAGACCAATGGGTCGAACGGGCTCGCGCCGACGACCGGCTGCGTTACCTCGCGCGCGACGTCGAAGTCGCATTTACCTGGCGATACGGCGATCGCGCGCTGTGGATGAGTTTCCGCGATGGGCGCCTGGACGAAGTCGCCAGTGACGCGCACCTATCGCGGACGAACGCGTTCGACCTAGTTGCGCCCGCGCATGTGTGGGACAAGGTCTGGCAGCAGGTGCCGCCGCGACACTTCCAAGGCATATTCGCGATCATGATGCGCTGCCCCGAGTTCCACCTGGCCGGCGACCACCTTGCGTTCGCACAGAACGCGCACATTGTGCGCCGGCTCATCGACCTCGCCCGTGAACCGGGCCTACCTTACGAGGCGCCCGCACTCGATAACAGCGGTCTCTCCAACATCATCGGGCGTTACCTTCGTGTCGACCTCGCGGATGGTCCGCACCGCATTTATGTAGAGGAAGCGGGTGAGGGGCAGCCGCTCCTGATGCTGCACACGGCCGGGTCGGACAGTCGACAGTTCCAGCACCTGATGGCGAATCCTGGCCTGCAGAAGAATTACCGGATGATTGCGTTTGACCTGCCGCTGCATGGGCGAAGCGACCCCGAGTGTGAGGTCGTGGCGGGGAAGTGGTCGCTCACCACGTCGTACTACCACGACGCGATCCTGCGGGTCGTCGAGGAACTCGGCCTGCGTGATCCGATCGCGATCGGATCGTCGATGGGAGGCGAAATCTGTCTGGAACTGGCTATCAGCGGTGCGAGTGTCTTTCGTGGCGTGGTCGCTTGTCAGGCGTCGTCGCACATAGATGGCCGGATGGTCCGGTGGGCTGGGCACCCGCAGGTAAACGAGTCGCTCTTCAACGCCACGTGGGTTGCCGACCTGATGTCGCCATCGTCGCCAGAGCGCTACCGCGACGAGGTGTGGTGGCAGTATTCGCAAGGCGGGCACGGCATCTTTCGCGGTGACATCGACTTCTACAGCGGCGACTGGGATGCGCGTGATCGGGTTAGTCAGATCGACACCGCAGAATGCAAGGTCGTGATTCTCAACGGCGAGTACGACTACTCGTGTACTGCCGAGCATTCCAAGGAGACTGCCGACCAGATCGCGGGTGCTCAGTTCACTGTCATGAAAAACCTCGGCCATTTCCCGATGTCCGAGAATCCGGCGCTGTTCCTGGAGTATCTTGAGCCGGCGCTGGAGCACATTCAGTCCTGA
- a CDS encoding PadR family transcriptional regulator, with product MSIQHALLTSLLEKPSSGYDLARRFDRSIGHFWKASHQQIYRELGRMSDAGWVATIDTDDGNSRRKVYEVLADGRAELLRWTSEPLATPATREAWLVKLRAEAVIGPVGLGDELCGLIETHSEVLAGYRKIEQRDFSDPKMSRQQQLQYAVLRLGIANEESWLQWAETIKPLLLPPR from the coding sequence ATGTCGATTCAGCACGCGTTACTCACGTCTTTACTTGAGAAGCCTTCATCCGGTTATGACTTGGCGCGCCGCTTTGACCGCTCCATAGGGCACTTTTGGAAGGCGTCGCACCAGCAGATCTACCGGGAGCTGGGTCGGATGTCCGACGCCGGGTGGGTGGCCACGATCGACACGGACGACGGCAACTCGCGTCGCAAGGTCTATGAGGTACTCGCGGACGGGCGTGCCGAACTACTGCGCTGGACTTCTGAGCCGTTGGCGACACCTGCGACCCGCGAAGCTTGGCTGGTGAAGCTGCGTGCTGAGGCGGTGATCGGCCCCGTCGGTCTCGGCGATGAGCTGTGCGGCTTGATTGAGACACACTCCGAGGTACTGGCTGGATACCGCAAGATCGAGCAGCGCGACTTCTCTGACCCGAAGATGAGCAGGCAGCAACAGTTGCAGTACGCCGTGCTGCGCCTTGGCATCGCTAACGAGGAGTCATGGCTCCAGTGGGCAGAAACCATTAAGCCGCTGTTGCTGCCACCCAGGTAG
- a CDS encoding SDR family NAD(P)-dependent oxidoreductase: MADTFPLPNASIDLKGEVAIVTGATSGLGRRFAKVLAAAGASVVATGRRTERLEEVVAEITADGGLAVGVAVDVLDADSIVHAVDECEKAFGTATILVNNAGIPDAQRAVKMSVDLVDRVIGTNLRGPYLLACEVAKRLIAEKRGGRIVNISSMGAFEYGGNGAALYSITKAAVNRMTEALSVEWARFGINVNGIAPGAFSSEMMDGMLERMGDIAQYYPRKRLGDPAQMDSTLLYLVAPSSEFVTGTVVKIDDGQHNR; this comes from the coding sequence ATGGCTGACACATTCCCACTGCCCAATGCCTCCATTGATCTGAAGGGTGAGGTCGCGATCGTTACCGGCGCCACCTCGGGTCTCGGCCGCCGCTTCGCGAAAGTGCTCGCCGCCGCTGGCGCGAGTGTCGTAGCCACGGGTCGGCGCACTGAGAGGCTTGAGGAGGTCGTCGCTGAGATCACGGCTGACGGCGGCCTGGCAGTCGGCGTCGCAGTCGACGTCCTCGACGCCGACTCGATCGTGCACGCGGTCGATGAATGCGAAAAAGCCTTTGGTACGGCGACAATTTTAGTCAACAACGCCGGGATTCCGGACGCGCAACGGGCCGTGAAGATGTCCGTCGATCTCGTTGACCGAGTGATCGGCACTAACCTGCGTGGTCCGTACCTGCTCGCCTGCGAGGTGGCGAAGCGGCTTATTGCCGAGAAACGTGGGGGCCGGATCGTCAACATCTCGTCGATGGGCGCCTTCGAGTACGGCGGCAACGGAGCGGCGCTCTACTCCATCACCAAGGCCGCGGTAAACCGGATGACCGAAGCGCTATCGGTGGAGTGGGCTCGGTTTGGGATCAACGTCAACGGGATCGCACCCGGTGCATTCTCCTCCGAGATGATGGACGGCATGCTCGAGCGGATGGGCGATATCGCGCAGTACTACCCACGCAAGCGACTCGGTGATCCGGCGCAGATGGACAGCACGCTGCTGTACCTGGTTGCACCGTCGTCGGAGTTCGTGACTGGCACCGTCGTCAAGATCGACGATGGGCAGCACAACCGCTAG
- a CDS encoding HNH endonuclease signature motif containing protein → MSVAYLPAPERLATVQHAFTEATRELIDTADRASLSGLGPAGLMQFASTLEQARNALAAVDHAVIGALEDTSAAQIASKRTIAILLADTLHVTHTDARHRVEAAASLGARVTFTGQPQPPRWEYLAARQRAGRLTPAQARVITTCLNHLAHRPDVSDADRGEAETILTTHATTLGPKDLTRLAAEIIARLDPDGDEPRDEQRARQRALHLHDNGAVTGQVTAELLAKLRAVLDPLAAPRPADASGRDARSGGQRVHDALLTAVNRLLDTNRNSTGNGGGGGAGTGNAGSNGGSDGGSGNGNGSTSNAGGGGVPSGRGGTRGTVITTIRLEDLKAGCGYATSTHGVQVPVRDLLAEAAHLKFLPAVLNSNGVVLHLGHAVRLATDRQYAALVARDGGCTFPGCDVPPEWCQIHHVTAWQDGGPTDIDNLALACGYHHREYEDRGWESVMIGGLPHWRPPAWIDPDRVPVLHHRITLNNRRE, encoded by the coding sequence GTGAGCGTGGCCTACCTCCCCGCACCCGAACGCCTCGCCACCGTCCAGCACGCGTTCACTGAGGCCACGCGGGAGTTGATCGACACCGCCGACCGGGCCAGCCTGTCCGGGCTCGGGCCGGCCGGGTTGATGCAGTTCGCCAGTACCCTCGAACAAGCCCGTAACGCCCTCGCCGCGGTCGATCACGCGGTCATCGGCGCGCTGGAGGACACCAGCGCCGCGCAGATAGCGTCGAAACGGACCATCGCGATCCTGCTCGCAGACACCCTGCACGTGACGCATACCGATGCGCGGCACCGGGTCGAGGCCGCCGCCAGCCTCGGCGCGCGGGTCACGTTCACCGGCCAGCCGCAGCCACCACGGTGGGAGTACCTCGCGGCGCGGCAACGCGCCGGACGCCTCACCCCGGCCCAAGCCCGCGTGATCACTACCTGCCTGAACCACCTCGCCCACCGGCCCGACGTCTCCGACGCCGACCGCGGCGAGGCAGAAACCATCCTGACCACTCACGCCACCACCCTCGGGCCGAAAGACCTCACCCGGCTCGCGGCCGAGATCATCGCGCGCCTAGACCCCGACGGTGACGAACCCCGCGATGAACAACGCGCCCGGCAACGCGCCCTGCACCTACACGACAACGGCGCCGTGACCGGTCAGGTGACCGCCGAACTGCTCGCGAAACTACGCGCCGTCCTCGACCCGCTCGCCGCGCCGCGACCGGCCGACGCGTCCGGGCGGGACGCGCGCAGCGGTGGGCAGCGCGTGCACGACGCGTTACTCACGGCAGTCAACCGACTCCTCGACACCAACAGGAACAGCACTGGCAACGGCGGCGGCGGTGGTGCTGGCACCGGCAACGCTGGCAGCAACGGCGGCAGCGATGGTGGCAGCGGCAACGGAAATGGCAGCACCAGCAACGCCGGCGGTGGTGGCGTGCCGAGTGGCCGCGGCGGGACCCGCGGGACCGTGATCACCACCATCCGCCTCGAGGACCTCAAGGCCGGCTGCGGATACGCCACCAGCACCCACGGCGTGCAGGTCCCGGTGCGGGACCTACTCGCCGAAGCCGCGCACCTGAAGTTCCTGCCCGCCGTCCTGAACAGCAACGGCGTCGTGCTGCACCTGGGCCACGCCGTGCGGCTCGCCACCGACCGGCAATACGCCGCCCTGGTCGCCCGGGACGGTGGCTGCACCTTCCCCGGCTGCGACGTACCACCGGAATGGTGCCAAATCCACCACGTCACCGCATGGCAAGACGGCGGCCCGACCGACATCGACAACCTGGCCCTCGCGTGCGGCTACCACCACCGCGAATACGAAGACCGCGGCTGGGAATCAGTCATGATCGGCGGACTACCGCACTGGCGCCCGCCTGCGTGGATCGACCCCGACCGCGTACCGGTCCTGCACCACCGCATCACCCTCAACAACAGACGCGAATAA